One window of Burkholderia thailandensis E264 genomic DNA carries:
- the coxB gene encoding cytochrome c oxidase subunit II, which yields MEILGKEAMKTIKRALTGVLACSGLLLSGAALAVGDSPGGPRVNEINLQQPVTKIAEELYDLHTMMLILCTVIFVGVFGVMFYSIFAHRKSKGHKAANFHESTTVEIIWTIVPFIIVVLMALPATKAVVAMKDTTNADLTVKVTGYQWKWGYDYVKGPGEGISFLSTLSTPRAEVNGQQPISDTYLQEVDHPLVVPVNKKIRVITTANDVVHSWYVPAFGVKQDAIPGFVRDTWFKADKVGTYRGFCTELCGKEHAYMPVVVEVLSDDDYAKWVSAQKAKLAAGAVDPNKVYTRAELMAHGEEVYKANCAVCHQPNGKGVGAFPALDGGKIVNGPIAGHLEQVLKGKGAMPSWASLSDLDIASVITYERNSWGNHKGDSLQPKQVADARNGKLPADAQQADGGAAAPAADASGAAAQTQARTLPAAIYFETGKSELPADAKDAIAAAAEYVKAHPDAKLALSGFTDKTGSADANAALAKRRAQIVRDALKTAGVAEDRIILKKPETITGGADAKEARRVEIGPAA from the coding sequence GCCGCTCTGGCGGTGGGCGACAGCCCGGGCGGCCCCCGCGTCAACGAGATCAATCTCCAGCAGCCCGTGACGAAGATCGCCGAGGAGCTCTACGACCTTCACACGATGATGCTGATCCTCTGCACGGTGATCTTCGTCGGCGTGTTCGGCGTGATGTTCTATTCGATCTTCGCGCACCGTAAGTCGAAAGGCCACAAGGCCGCCAATTTCCACGAAAGCACCACCGTCGAAATCATCTGGACGATCGTGCCGTTCATCATCGTCGTGCTGATGGCGCTGCCCGCCACGAAGGCCGTCGTCGCGATGAAGGACACGACGAACGCCGATCTCACGGTCAAGGTCACCGGCTACCAGTGGAAGTGGGGCTACGACTACGTGAAGGGCCCGGGCGAAGGCATCAGCTTCCTGTCCACGCTGTCGACGCCGCGCGCCGAAGTGAACGGCCAGCAGCCGATCAGCGACACCTATCTGCAGGAAGTCGATCACCCGCTCGTCGTGCCGGTCAACAAGAAGATCCGCGTGATCACGACCGCGAACGACGTCGTCCACTCGTGGTACGTGCCCGCGTTCGGCGTGAAGCAGGACGCGATTCCGGGCTTCGTGCGCGATACCTGGTTCAAGGCCGATAAGGTCGGCACCTACCGCGGCTTCTGCACGGAGCTCTGCGGCAAGGAGCACGCGTACATGCCGGTCGTCGTCGAGGTGCTGTCGGACGACGACTACGCGAAGTGGGTGAGCGCGCAGAAGGCGAAGCTCGCCGCGGGCGCGGTCGATCCGAACAAGGTATATACGCGCGCCGAACTGATGGCGCACGGCGAGGAAGTCTACAAGGCGAACTGCGCGGTGTGCCACCAGCCGAACGGCAAGGGCGTCGGCGCGTTCCCCGCGCTCGACGGCGGCAAGATCGTCAACGGCCCGATCGCGGGCCACCTCGAGCAGGTGCTCAAGGGCAAGGGCGCGATGCCGTCGTGGGCGTCGCTGTCGGATCTCGACATCGCGTCGGTGATCACGTACGAGCGCAACTCGTGGGGCAATCACAAGGGCGATTCGCTGCAGCCGAAGCAGGTGGCCGACGCGCGCAACGGCAAGCTGCCGGCTGACGCGCAGCAGGCGGACGGCGGCGCGGCGGCGCCGGCGGCGGATGCCTCGGGCGCGGCCGCGCAGACGCAGGCACGGACGCTGCCGGCGGCAATCTATTTCGAGACGGGCAAGAGCGAGCTGCCGGCGGACGCGAAGGACGCGATCGCCGCGGCGGCCGAATACGTGAAGGCGCATCCGGACGCGAAGCTCGCGTTGTCGGGCTTCACCGACAAGACGGGCTCGGCCGACGCGAACGCCGCACTGGCCAAGCGCCGCGCGCAGATCGTGCGCGATGCGCTGAAGACGGCCGGCGTTGCAGAGGACCGCATCATTCTGAAGAAGCCGGAAACGATCACGGGCGGGGCGGACGCGAAGGAAGCCCGGCGGGTCGAGATCGGCCCGGCGGCTTGA
- the ctaD gene encoding cytochrome c oxidase subunit I — MSSIGHDVAAGHAHDDHAHETPHGWRRWLFATNHKDIGTLYLLFSFIMFLSGGVMALAIRAELFEPGLQIMRPEFFNQLTTMHGLIMVFGAIMPAFVGFANWMIPLQIGASDMAFARMNNFSFWLLPVAAVLLVGSFFAPGGATAAGWTLYAPLSTQMGPGMDFAIFAVHIMGASSIMGGINIVVTILNMRAPGMTLMKMPMFAWTWLITAYLLIAVMPVLAGAITMVLFDRHFGTSFFNAAGGGDPVMYQHIFWFFGHPEVYIMILPAFGIVSQVIPAFSRKPLFGYSSMVYATASIAILSFMVWAHHMFVTGMPVTGQLFFMYATMLIAVPTGVKVFNWLATMWRGSLTFETPMLFAIGFLFVFTMGGFTGLMLAMAPLDIQYHGTYFVVAHFHYVLVAGSLFALFAGWYYWAPKWTGWMYNETRGKIHFWASMIFFNITFFPMHFVGLAGMPRRYADYPAQFTDFNQLATIGAFGFGLAQVYFLFAIVLPAYRGGGELERASDKPWDGATGLEWTVPSPAPFHTFEHPPTVE; from the coding sequence ATGTCTAGCATCGGGCACGACGTAGCCGCGGGCCACGCGCACGACGACCACGCGCACGAAACCCCGCACGGCTGGCGGCGCTGGCTGTTCGCCACCAACCACAAGGATATCGGTACGCTGTACCTGCTGTTCTCGTTCATCATGTTCCTGTCGGGCGGCGTGATGGCGCTCGCGATTCGCGCCGAGCTGTTCGAGCCGGGCCTGCAGATCATGCGGCCCGAGTTCTTCAATCAGCTCACGACGATGCACGGCCTCATCATGGTGTTCGGCGCGATCATGCCGGCCTTCGTCGGCTTCGCGAACTGGATGATCCCGCTGCAGATCGGCGCGTCGGACATGGCGTTCGCGCGGATGAACAACTTCAGCTTCTGGCTGCTGCCGGTGGCTGCGGTGCTGCTTGTCGGCTCGTTCTTCGCGCCGGGCGGCGCGACGGCCGCCGGCTGGACGCTGTACGCGCCGCTGTCGACGCAGATGGGTCCGGGCATGGACTTCGCGATCTTCGCGGTGCACATCATGGGCGCGTCGTCGATCATGGGCGGGATCAACATCGTCGTGACGATCCTGAACATGCGCGCGCCGGGCATGACGCTGATGAAGATGCCGATGTTCGCGTGGACGTGGCTGATCACGGCCTATCTGCTGATCGCCGTGATGCCGGTTCTGGCGGGCGCGATCACGATGGTGCTGTTCGACCGCCACTTCGGCACGTCGTTCTTCAACGCGGCGGGCGGCGGCGATCCGGTGATGTACCAGCACATCTTCTGGTTCTTCGGCCACCCCGAGGTGTACATCATGATTCTGCCGGCGTTCGGGATCGTGTCGCAGGTGATCCCGGCGTTCTCGCGCAAGCCCCTGTTCGGCTACAGCTCGATGGTGTACGCGACGGCGTCGATCGCGATCCTGTCGTTCATGGTCTGGGCGCACCACATGTTCGTCACCGGCATGCCGGTGACGGGCCAGCTGTTCTTCATGTACGCGACGATGCTGATCGCGGTGCCGACGGGCGTGAAGGTGTTCAACTGGCTCGCGACGATGTGGCGCGGCTCGCTCACGTTCGAGACGCCGATGCTGTTCGCGATCGGCTTCCTGTTCGTGTTCACGATGGGCGGCTTCACGGGCCTGATGCTCGCGATGGCGCCGCTCGACATCCAGTACCACGGCACGTACTTCGTCGTCGCCCACTTCCACTACGTGCTCGTCGCGGGCTCGCTGTTCGCGCTCTTCGCCGGGTGGTATTACTGGGCGCCGAAGTGGACCGGCTGGATGTACAACGAGACGCGCGGGAAGATCCACTTCTGGGCGTCGATGATCTTCTTCAACATCACGTTCTTCCCGATGCACTTCGTCGGTCTCGCGGGCATGCCGCGCCGCTATGCGGACTACCCGGCGCAGTTCACCGATTTCAACCAGCTCGCGACGATCGGCGCATTCGGCTTCGGCCTCGCGCAGGTGTACTTCCTGTTCGCGATCGTGCTGCCCGCGTATCGCGGCGGCGGCGAGCTCGAGCGCGCATCCGACAAGCCGTGGGACGGCGCGACGGGCCTCGAGTGGACGGTGCCGAGCCCGGCTCCGTTCCACACGTTCGAGCATCCGCCGACGGTCGAATAA
- a CDS encoding cytochrome oxidase small assembly protein: MTRNSQKRRTSAEIRAGNKRLLLILLIVVAVFFVGAVVRQWIASTS, from the coding sequence ATGACCCGGAATTCACAAAAAAGACGAACGTCCGCCGAGATTCGCGCGGGCAACAAGCGGCTGCTCTTGATCCTGCTCATCGTCGTCGCCGTTTTCTTTGTGGGTGCCGTCGTCCGGCAGTGGATTGCGTCCACGTCCTGA
- a CDS encoding cytochrome c oxidase assembly protein, producing MSKSDANVDRAFNRSMLVKLIVVAGLMFGFGFALVPMYRAICQVTGINNLLQRDVSEREAKNTQIDYTRTVSIELDANARGPLGFKPQRSSIDVHPGELTTVVYEVTNGQGRTVVAQAIPSYAPKQATEFFKKIECFCFTQQTLAANETRDMPVVFVIDPKLPKDVKTITLSYTFFELNTPAPAVKGAAGQAGGAAAKPAA from the coding sequence ATGTCGAAGTCCGACGCGAACGTCGATCGCGCGTTCAACCGGTCGATGCTCGTGAAGCTCATCGTCGTGGCGGGACTGATGTTCGGTTTCGGCTTCGCGCTGGTGCCGATGTACCGCGCGATCTGCCAGGTCACCGGCATCAATAACCTGCTGCAGCGCGACGTCAGCGAGCGGGAGGCGAAGAACACGCAGATCGATTACACCCGGACGGTGTCGATCGAGCTCGACGCGAACGCACGCGGGCCGCTCGGCTTCAAACCGCAGCGCAGCAGCATCGACGTGCATCCGGGCGAGTTGACGACGGTCGTGTACGAAGTGACGAACGGGCAGGGCAGGACGGTGGTCGCGCAGGCGATCCCGAGCTACGCGCCGAAGCAGGCCACCGAGTTCTTCAAGAAGATCGAGTGCTTCTGCTTCACGCAACAGACGCTCGCGGCGAACGAGACGCGCGACATGCCGGTCGTATTCGTGATCGATCCGAAGCTGCCGAAGGACGTGAAGACGATCACGCTGTCGTACACGTTCTTCGAGCTGAACACGCCCGCGCCAGCGGTGAAGGGCGCGGCGGGGCAGGCGGGCGGCGCCGCGGCGAAGCCCGCCGCGTGA
- a CDS encoding DUF2970 domain-containing protein, with the protein MVSGTGNKSTFVQTIKAVMWSFFGVRKRRDLEADATQLNPLHVLIAALIGAAVFVGVLILIVHAVVG; encoded by the coding sequence GTGGTGAGCGGAACGGGCAACAAGAGCACGTTCGTCCAGACGATCAAGGCGGTGATGTGGTCGTTCTTCGGCGTACGCAAGCGGCGCGATCTCGAAGCGGACGCGACGCAACTGAACCCGCTGCACGTGCTGATCGCCGCGCTGATCGGGGCGGCCGTGTTCGTCGGCGTGCTGATCCTGATCGTGCACGCGGTCGTCGGGTAG
- a CDS encoding cytochrome c oxidase subunit 3, which translates to MTGQNESPYYFVPHPSQHPISAAIGLLIMLGSFALWVNGEPWAPYTALVGLLWLLFVLYHWFGDAIAESEGGMYGKRVDKSYRWSMSWFIFSEVMFFGAFFGALFYAREIAMHQLGSLDYKLIWPDFSAVWPNEGPGALVGHFKTMGPWPIPTLNTALLLSSGATLTVSHHALRDDHRKKAIAWLAATLVFGVCFLFLQGFEYFHAYNELNLTLGSGVYGSTFFLLTGFHGFHVFLGGTMLAVVLVRMIRGHFKPDHHFAFEGAAWYWHFVDVVWLGLYVVVYWL; encoded by the coding sequence ATGACCGGTCAAAACGAGAGCCCGTACTATTTCGTGCCGCACCCGTCGCAGCACCCGATCAGCGCGGCCATCGGCCTGCTGATCATGCTCGGCTCGTTCGCGCTGTGGGTGAACGGCGAGCCGTGGGCGCCTTACACGGCGCTCGTCGGTCTGCTGTGGCTGCTGTTCGTGCTGTATCACTGGTTCGGCGACGCGATCGCCGAGTCGGAAGGCGGGATGTACGGCAAGCGGGTCGACAAGTCGTACCGCTGGAGCATGAGCTGGTTCATCTTCTCCGAAGTGATGTTCTTCGGCGCGTTCTTCGGCGCGCTGTTCTATGCGCGCGAAATCGCGATGCACCAGCTCGGCAGCCTCGACTACAAGCTGATCTGGCCGGACTTTTCCGCCGTGTGGCCGAACGAAGGCCCGGGCGCGCTCGTCGGCCATTTCAAGACGATGGGCCCGTGGCCGATCCCGACCCTCAACACCGCGTTGCTGCTGTCGTCGGGCGCGACGCTGACGGTGTCGCATCACGCGCTGCGCGACGATCACCGCAAGAAGGCGATCGCGTGGCTTGCCGCGACGCTCGTGTTCGGCGTCTGCTTCCTGTTCCTGCAGGGCTTCGAATACTTCCACGCGTACAACGAGCTGAACCTGACGCTCGGCTCCGGCGTGTACGGCTCGACGTTCTTCCTGCTGACGGGCTTCCACGGCTTCCACGTGTTCCTGGGCGGCACGATGCTCGCGGTGGTGCTGGTGCGGATGATCCGCGGTCACTTCAAGCCGGATCACCACTTCGCATTCGAAGGCGCCGCGTGGTATTGGCACTTCGTCGACGTCGTCTGGCTCGGCCTGTACGTCGTCGTCTACTGGCTGTAA
- a CDS encoding twin transmembrane helix small protein: MHILVPIAFVLIIASMVSALYFMMHDRGHTKRMVWSLAMRVGLSISLFLFILFANWMGWIHSTGIPIGR; this comes from the coding sequence ATGCACATTCTCGTTCCGATCGCCTTCGTACTCATCATCGCCAGCATGGTGTCGGCGCTGTATTTCATGATGCACGACCGAGGCCATACGAAGCGGATGGTCTGGTCGCTCGCGATGCGGGTCGGGCTGTCGATCTCGCTGTTCCTGTTCATCCTGTTCGCGAACTGGATGGGCTGGATCCATTCGACCGGCATTCCGATCGGCCGCTGA
- a CDS encoding SURF1 family protein has translation MRIRWLPALLILAVIAITVRLGFWQRDRAHQKEALDAQITRYERANPVDVPRESVALKDIEFHRVRATGRFMPELAVFLDNRPYNDQPGFYVVMPMKLANGGYVLVNRGWLPRNYADRTAIEPFETPAGDVTVEGIARGNASRAFELGEGGSAARQKIRQNLDAAAYAQETGLPLQPFVIQQTSDDGDKLVRDWPAPTTGVERNYGYMFQWWGMAAAAAGFGLYAARRAAKKQSGDA, from the coding sequence ATGAGAATTCGCTGGCTGCCTGCGCTGCTGATTCTCGCGGTGATCGCGATCACGGTGCGGCTCGGTTTCTGGCAGCGCGACCGCGCGCATCAGAAGGAGGCGCTCGACGCGCAGATCACGCGCTACGAGCGCGCAAACCCCGTCGACGTGCCGCGCGAGTCCGTCGCGCTGAAGGACATCGAGTTCCATCGCGTGCGCGCCACGGGGCGCTTCATGCCGGAGCTCGCGGTGTTCCTCGACAACCGGCCGTATAACGACCAGCCGGGCTTCTACGTCGTGATGCCGATGAAGCTCGCGAACGGCGGCTACGTGCTCGTGAACCGCGGCTGGCTGCCGCGCAATTACGCCGATCGCACCGCGATCGAGCCGTTCGAGACGCCCGCGGGCGACGTGACGGTCGAGGGCATTGCGCGCGGCAACGCGTCTCGCGCGTTCGAGCTCGGCGAGGGCGGGTCGGCCGCGCGCCAGAAGATCCGTCAGAATCTCGACGCCGCAGCGTATGCGCAGGAAACAGGGCTGCCGCTGCAGCCGTTCGTGATTCAGCAGACGAGCGACGACGGCGACAAGCTCGTGCGCGACTGGCCCGCGCCGACGACGGGCGTCGAGCGCAATTACGGTTACATGTTCCAGTGGTGGGGCATGGCGGCGGCCGCCGCCGGCTTCGGTCTGTATGCCGCGCGGCGCGCGGCGAAAAAGCAATCCGGCGACGCGTGA
- a CDS encoding SCO family protein gives MQSSRPTQPQRGQQAAPAQRGSWKRGRWVLLALALVCAAPVIASYLTYYVIKPRGGTTNYGTLIEPQRPIPSDLSVVDETGKTMPLASLRGVWLFVMEDSGACGDACAKKLYFMRQVRATQAGERHRITMVWLKSDAANVPAAIADAYPDTLKLRADPAAVAAWLPADAGTQVTDHLYLVDPNGNLMMRFPKNPDPSKIKQDVTKLLKWSSIG, from the coding sequence ATGCAATCTTCCCGACCGACGCAGCCGCAACGCGGCCAGCAAGCGGCACCCGCGCAGCGCGGTTCATGGAAGCGCGGCCGCTGGGTGCTGCTCGCGCTCGCGCTCGTGTGCGCCGCGCCCGTGATCGCGTCGTATCTCACGTATTACGTGATCAAGCCGCGCGGCGGCACGACCAACTACGGCACGCTGATCGAGCCGCAGCGGCCGATTCCGTCCGATCTGAGCGTCGTCGACGAAACGGGCAAGACGATGCCGCTCGCATCGTTGCGCGGCGTATGGCTGTTCGTGATGGAGGACAGCGGCGCGTGCGGCGACGCGTGCGCGAAGAAGCTCTACTTCATGCGCCAGGTGCGCGCGACGCAGGCGGGCGAGCGGCACCGGATCACGATGGTGTGGCTCAAGAGCGACGCGGCGAACGTGCCGGCGGCCATCGCCGACGCCTATCCGGACACGCTCAAGCTGCGCGCCGATCCGGCCGCGGTCGCCGCATGGCTGCCCGCCGACGCGGGTACGCAGGTGACCGATCACCTGTATCTCGTCGACCCGAACGGCAACCTGATGATGCGTTTCCCGAAGAATCCCGATCCGAGCAAGATCAAGCAGGATGTGACGAAGCTCCTGAAGTGGTCGAGCATCGGT